The following are encoded together in the Planctobacterium marinum genome:
- a CDS encoding DUF962 domain-containing protein codes for MSEVTPPKQFASFAEFYPFYLSEHANQTCRRLHFVGSTLVLVCIAAAIFTGNWMLLWLLPVIGYGFAWVGHFFFEHNRPATFTYPFYSLLGDWVMYKDILTGKIKF; via the coding sequence ATGTCTGAGGTTACACCGCCAAAACAGTTTGCCTCTTTTGCCGAATTTTATCCTTTTTATCTTTCTGAACACGCCAATCAAACCTGTCGACGTCTGCACTTTGTTGGCTCAACACTGGTACTGGTTTGTATTGCTGCGGCAATATTCACTGGCAATTGGATGTTGCTTTGGCTATTGCCCGTCATAGGTTATGGATTTGCTTGGGTAGGGCATTTTTTCTTCGAGCATAATCGCCCTGCTACCTTCACTTATCCGTTTTATAGCTTGTTGGGAGATTGGGTGATGTATAAGGATATTTTGACCGGCAAAATCAAGTTTTAA